A window of the Bradyrhizobium diazoefficiens genome harbors these coding sequences:
- a CDS encoding alpha/beta hydrolase, producing the protein MRDWDDAYANSAHIPGSDKMPAQWAERAAAYRAGLKGFRPDIAYGSGERQRFDLILPDGDSKGLVVFVHGGYWMRFDKSTWTDLAEGARHHGWTVALPSYTLTPAARVSDITAEMTAAIAAAASLVAGPIRLAGHSAGGHLVTRMLCDDSRLEPAVFDRIAGTLSISGLHDLRPLLKTRMNETLRMTIEEATLESAALHLPRGHSPVTAWVGGSERPEFIRQSDLFANVWTGFDVPTRLVVDPGLNHFTVIDALKDPSSQITARLIGLD; encoded by the coding sequence ATGCGCGATTGGGATGATGCTTACGCCAATTCGGCCCATATCCCGGGCTCCGACAAGATGCCGGCGCAATGGGCGGAGCGGGCTGCGGCTTATCGCGCCGGGCTGAAGGGCTTTCGTCCCGACATCGCCTACGGCTCCGGTGAGCGCCAACGTTTTGACCTAATCCTGCCCGACGGCGACAGCAAGGGCCTCGTCGTGTTCGTGCACGGCGGCTACTGGATGCGCTTCGACAAATCGACCTGGACCGATCTGGCCGAAGGTGCGCGACACCATGGCTGGACGGTGGCGCTGCCGAGCTACACGCTGACACCGGCCGCACGCGTCTCTGACATCACCGCGGAGATGACTGCCGCGATCGCGGCAGCGGCGTCGCTCGTCGCAGGACCGATCCGGCTCGCCGGCCATTCCGCCGGCGGCCATCTCGTCACGCGCATGCTCTGCGACGACAGCCGGCTCGAGCCCGCCGTCTTCGACCGCATTGCCGGCACGCTCTCGATCAGCGGGCTGCACGATCTGCGGCCGCTGCTCAAGACCAGGATGAACGAGACGTTGCGCATGACCATTGAGGAGGCGACGCTCGAAAGCGCGGCGCTGCATCTGCCGCGCGGGCATTCGCCTGTGACCGCCTGGGTCGGCGGCAGCGAGCGCCCGGAATTCATCCGCCAGTCCGACCTGTTCGCCAATGTCTGGACCGGCTTCGACGTGCCGACCCGTCTCGTCGTCGATCCTGGGCTGAACCATTTCACCGTGATCGACGCGCTCAAGGATCCCTCGTCGCAGATCACCGCGCGGCTGATCGGCCTCGACTGA
- a CDS encoding ArgE/DapE family deacylase, protein MNAETQQRILDAVDAGFEAQLATTRDFVAIPSTRGAEGPCQDMIGDLLRARGYEVDDWHINVEDLKDLRGFGPIEHDFSKARSVVGTYRPNTEAGKSLILQGHCDVVPAGPLELWDTPPFSPVIKDGKMFGRGACDMKSGTIGALYALDAIKAAGLKPTARIHFQSVIEEESTGVGALSTLQRGYRADACFIPEPTAGKMVRSQVGVIWFRLQVKGHPTHVAFAGSGSNAIMAAYHLVQALQKLEIEWNERAKADRHFKTLNHPINFNPGIIKGGDWVSSVPAWCDVDCRIAILPGWSVADHQKEIMACVAAASRNHRFLANNPPEVEWSGFLSEGYELTNSAAPEAAFGKAFDKVYGGAVEDLVFTALTDTRFYGLNYGIASLCFGASGGEMHGFNEYVDLDSLKKTTRAMALFIAEWCGVEKA, encoded by the coding sequence ATGAATGCCGAAACGCAGCAGAGGATTCTTGACGCCGTCGATGCCGGCTTCGAAGCCCAGCTTGCGACCACCCGCGATTTCGTTGCGATCCCTTCGACCCGCGGGGCGGAGGGGCCGTGCCAGGACATGATCGGCGACCTCCTGCGCGCGCGCGGCTATGAGGTCGACGACTGGCACATCAATGTCGAGGATCTCAAGGATCTGCGCGGCTTCGGCCCGATCGAGCATGATTTCTCCAAGGCGCGCTCGGTGGTCGGCACCTATCGTCCGAACACCGAGGCCGGCAAATCGCTGATCCTCCAGGGCCACTGCGACGTGGTGCCCGCGGGGCCGCTGGAATTGTGGGACACGCCGCCGTTCTCGCCCGTCATCAAGGACGGCAAGATGTTCGGCCGTGGCGCCTGCGACATGAAGTCGGGCACCATCGGCGCGCTCTACGCGCTGGATGCGATCAAGGCGGCAGGCCTCAAGCCGACGGCGCGGATTCACTTTCAGTCGGTGATCGAGGAGGAGAGCACCGGCGTCGGCGCACTGTCGACGCTTCAGCGCGGCTACCGGGCTGATGCCTGCTTCATCCCCGAGCCGACCGCCGGCAAGATGGTGCGCTCGCAAGTCGGCGTGATCTGGTTTCGGCTGCAGGTGAAGGGCCATCCGACCCATGTGGCCTTTGCCGGCTCCGGCTCCAATGCGATCATGGCGGCTTATCACCTTGTCCAGGCACTACAGAAACTCGAGATCGAGTGGAACGAGCGCGCCAAGGCCGACCGTCACTTCAAGACCCTCAACCATCCCATCAACTTCAACCCCGGCATCATCAAGGGCGGCGATTGGGTCTCCAGCGTGCCGGCCTGGTGCGACGTTGATTGCCGTATCGCGATCCTGCCGGGCTGGTCGGTCGCCGACCACCAGAAGGAGATCATGGCCTGCGTTGCCGCTGCCTCGCGCAACCACCGTTTCCTCGCCAACAATCCGCCGGAGGTCGAATGGTCGGGCTTCCTGTCGGAAGGCTATGAGCTGACCAATTCCGCCGCGCCGGAAGCCGCATTCGGCAAGGCCTTCGACAAGGTCTATGGCGGCGCGGTCGAAGATCTCGTCTTCACCGCGCTCACTGATACCCGCTTCTACGGACTCAATTACGGCATCGCCAGCCTGTGCTTCGGCGCTAGCGGCGGCGAGATGCACGGGTTCAACGAATATGTCGATCTGGACTCCCTGAAGAAGACCACCAGGGCGATGGCGCTGTTCATCGCGGAATGGTGCGGGGTGGAGAAGGCGTAG
- a CDS encoding pyridoxamine 5'-phosphate oxidase family protein yields MSQTESQDSYPTSARNQVKRLHNRGFYDHATVHRILDSSMLCHVSYVIDGQPYCTPTFFWREGTKLYWHGSSASRMLRNQTRGERVCLTVAHLDSLVLARCGFNHSADYRAVMAFGTAYLVTDSQEKERAVVAMVDRFFPDRTASLRASNAQEIKATSFIAMEIEEASAKVRAKGVADDDEDYELPIYAERIPVRTVLGAPQPCPRLLDGVSRPATLDGYSEGRLLEDALRDAYFVEYPNG; encoded by the coding sequence GTGAGCCAGACCGAGAGCCAAGATTCCTATCCGACGTCAGCACGCAACCAGGTGAAGCGCCTGCACAACCGTGGCTTCTACGATCACGCCACCGTCCACCGCATCCTGGACTCCTCGATGCTGTGCCACGTCTCCTATGTCATCGACGGCCAGCCCTATTGCACGCCGACCTTCTTCTGGCGCGAGGGGACGAAGCTCTATTGGCACGGCTCGAGCGCGAGCCGCATGCTGCGCAACCAGACGAGGGGCGAGCGGGTGTGCCTGACGGTCGCCCATCTCGACAGCCTCGTGCTGGCGCGCTGCGGCTTCAATCATTCCGCCGATTACCGCGCGGTGATGGCGTTCGGCACAGCCTATCTTGTCACCGATTCGCAAGAGAAAGAGCGCGCCGTGGTCGCGATGGTCGACCGCTTCTTCCCGGATCGCACCGCGAGTCTGCGGGCCAGCAACGCCCAGGAGATCAAGGCAACTTCCTTCATCGCAATGGAGATCGAGGAAGCCTCCGCAAAGGTCCGCGCCAAGGGTGTCGCCGACGACGATGAGGACTACGAATTGCCGATCTATGCCGAGCGCATTCCGGTTCGCACCGTCCTCGGCGCGCCGCAGCCGTGCCCGCGGCTGCTCGACGGCGTGAGCCGGCCGGCGACACTTGATGGCTATTCCGAAGGCCGACTGCTCGAAGATGCATTGCGGGATGCTTATTTTGTGGAGTACCCGAACGGCTGA
- a CDS encoding PLP-dependent aminotransferase family protein, which translates to MQKIPTNSLAPAKSELPLDFTGPHITAGASSAHRLYQALCEMIVSGLVKPGEPLPPSRTLANQTGFRRNAVVTAYERLIADGFAQATVGSGTFVAARIPARTAVSTKPKVNVEAPQQGALSLGCTHIDERAVQRFRAFVGRRMRAFGAEHLHYGDPRGSRELRVAIADHLLSARGLRCDPDQIMLTSGTLHTLRIVLGTILRADDQVWCEDPGYPIARRTIAQCGYRTVPIPVDAHGLQIAKGRSAAPSARAAYVTPSHQFPLGVQMSMPRRLELLDWAKQAGAFVFEDDYDSEFRYDGAPLMSLAGIDHLQRVIYMGTFAKTLFPGLRIGYCALPERLIGDVTAARAALDRFPGTLMEGAVADMLNSGAFAANLKRVRKLYREARDALAKTLEAASDGVLSVPVPSQGLHLVAQFDQAVAPTVAAEAKQAAGAEGWLLADTYARARPLPGFVLGFSGHAVPRLVAAAERLAREARAALRRGKGPSTRRA; encoded by the coding sequence ATGCAAAAAATTCCGACCAATTCTCTCGCCCCGGCCAAATCCGAGTTGCCGCTCGATTTCACCGGCCCGCACATCACCGCCGGCGCCTCCTCGGCGCACCGGCTGTACCAGGCGCTGTGCGAGATGATCGTCTCCGGCCTCGTCAAACCTGGCGAACCGCTGCCGCCGTCGCGCACGCTCGCCAATCAGACCGGCTTCCGGCGCAACGCGGTCGTCACGGCTTACGAGCGCCTGATCGCGGACGGATTTGCGCAAGCCACCGTCGGCTCCGGCACGTTCGTTGCCGCGCGCATTCCGGCGCGTACTGCCGTATCGACAAAGCCGAAGGTAAATGTCGAAGCGCCCCAGCAAGGCGCGCTCTCGCTCGGCTGCACCCATATCGACGAGCGCGCGGTGCAGCGTTTTCGCGCTTTCGTTGGAAGGCGCATGCGCGCCTTCGGCGCCGAGCACCTGCACTACGGCGATCCGCGCGGCAGCCGCGAATTGCGCGTCGCGATCGCCGATCATCTGCTCTCCGCGCGGGGTCTGCGCTGCGACCCAGACCAGATCATGCTCACGTCGGGCACGCTGCACACGCTACGCATCGTTCTCGGCACGATCCTGAGGGCCGATGATCAGGTCTGGTGCGAGGATCCCGGCTATCCCATCGCGCGCAGGACCATCGCGCAATGCGGCTATCGTACGGTGCCCATTCCCGTCGACGCGCACGGGCTGCAAATCGCGAAGGGCCGCAGCGCCGCACCGTCCGCGCGCGCCGCCTATGTGACGCCGTCGCATCAGTTTCCGCTCGGCGTGCAGATGTCGATGCCGCGCCGGCTGGAGCTGCTCGACTGGGCCAAGCAGGCCGGCGCCTTCGTGTTCGAGGACGATTACGACAGCGAGTTCCGCTATGACGGCGCGCCGTTGATGTCGCTCGCTGGCATCGATCACCTCCAGCGCGTGATCTACATGGGCACGTTCGCCAAGACGCTGTTTCCGGGTCTGCGCATCGGCTATTGCGCCCTGCCCGAACGCCTGATCGGCGACGTCACGGCCGCGCGCGCCGCGCTCGACCGTTTTCCCGGAACGCTGATGGAAGGCGCAGTCGCTGACATGCTCAATTCCGGCGCGTTCGCCGCAAACTTGAAGCGCGTCCGAAAACTCTATCGTGAGGCCCGCGATGCGCTGGCCAAAACACTCGAAGCGGCGTCGGATGGCGTGCTGTCGGTCCCGGTGCCGTCGCAGGGCCTGCACCTCGTGGCGCAGTTCGATCAGGCGGTGGCCCCGACGGTCGCAGCCGAAGCGAAACAGGCCGCGGGCGCGGAAGGCTGGCTGCTCGCCGACACCTATGCGCGTGCGCGTCCGCTCCCCGGATTCGTGCTGGGATTTTCCGGGCACGCAGTTCCGCGGCTCGTCGCTGCCGCCGAACGGCTCGCGCGGGAAGCCCGCGCTGCCTTGCGCCGCGGCAAAGGCCCGTCGACCCGGCGCGCGTGA
- a CDS encoding DUF6719 family protein: MPLRHVVCLSLMISTTLATTAYAATIGREQDIVDLKLGQRVMVDDGTCPAGQVKEVRGSKMSDKGIVRISSCVARYGPKSN; encoded by the coding sequence ATGCCACTTCGCCATGTCGTCTGCCTGTCGCTCATGATTTCAACCACGCTCGCGACGACGGCGTACGCGGCCACGATCGGCCGCGAGCAGGACATCGTCGATCTCAAGCTTGGCCAGCGCGTCATGGTGGATGACGGAACCTGCCCGGCTGGACAGGTCAAGGAAGTGCGCGGTTCGAAGATGAGCGACAAGGGAATCGTGCGAATCAGCTCCTGCGTGGCGCGGTACGGTCCGAAATCGAATTAA
- a CDS encoding CreA family protein → MSSRFPGLSGIRLKGLALFLLVLVIPAASAQAADEPDLIFRRSTVFKWMSPNDKLATYGLDDPEVEGVACHFTVPEKGGFKGWLGLAEEVSDVSLACRQIGPIKFKDKMEQGDDMFRKRRSLFFKKMQIVRGCDAKRNVLVYMVYSDKLIEGSPKNSTSTVPIMPWGPADANVQKCGDFFTQ, encoded by the coding sequence ATGTCATCTCGTTTCCCCGGTCTTTCCGGCATCCGCTTGAAAGGCCTCGCTTTATTCCTTCTTGTTCTGGTCATCCCGGCAGCGTCTGCGCAGGCCGCCGACGAGCCGGATCTGATCTTCCGCCGCTCCACCGTGTTCAAATGGATGAGCCCGAATGACAAGCTCGCGACCTATGGCCTCGACGACCCCGAGGTCGAGGGCGTGGCCTGCCATTTCACGGTGCCGGAGAAGGGCGGCTTCAAGGGCTGGCTCGGTCTTGCCGAGGAGGTTTCCGACGTCTCGCTCGCCTGCCGCCAGATCGGTCCGATCAAGTTCAAGGACAAGATGGAGCAGGGCGACGACATGTTCCGCAAGCGTCGTTCGCTGTTCTTCAAGAAGATGCAGATCGTGCGCGGCTGCGACGCCAAGCGCAATGTGCTGGTCTACATGGTTTATTCGGACAAGCTGATCGAGGGATCGCCGAAGAACTCGACCTCAACGGTGCCGATCATGCCGTGGGGACCGGCCGACGCGAACGTCCAGAAGTGCGGCGACTTCTTCACTCAGTGA
- a CDS encoding L,D-transpeptidase family protein — MTSVNGSRFAAAPARLWQFAVLTAAGAIGTTSQAEAAFYYTPDYSDGSYYSRPVRHPDVPQQKPQKRGSAAKTKNETRGEKETGAKPQGPLVIVVSIDRQKVTIYDSNGVFAESPVSTGMKGHSTPMGVFSVIQKHKFHHSNIYSGAPMPYMQRITWSGVAMHAGVLPGYPASHGCIRMPMAFAVKMWNWTKMGARVLVTPGQMTPQNFSHPMLASLRVPPQPAASLAPATSVGDKADKGAPETKVTEAKPVETKTASAEGVTELRSSVGHTVMSDVTTGNATVREEAAKTEIKTDTKFAEASEPAKQLDAATKTDEAAKASPDDKTADKIEAARSDAPKAEAAAEHAKSEPAKSEPAKADAAAAEQKPDAAVTAIAPAQAASPEAKNDQTRVADPAPSVKLDLPKRTGQIAVFISRKDAKLYVRQNFAPLFEAPVTIAASDRPLGTHVFTAEVDKTDSNALHWSVVSLPVTARSAAREDDSRLTRRQHGAAVIPVAAKPVIRPDSPAEALDRITIPADAMAKINEMLTTGGSVIVSDQGINQGETGEGTDFIVRLY, encoded by the coding sequence ATGACTAGCGTGAACGGGTCCCGTTTTGCTGCCGCGCCGGCACGGCTGTGGCAGTTCGCCGTTTTGACGGCCGCGGGTGCGATCGGTACGACCAGCCAGGCAGAGGCAGCGTTCTACTACACGCCGGATTATTCGGACGGGTCCTACTACTCACGTCCGGTGCGGCATCCCGACGTGCCGCAGCAGAAGCCGCAGAAGCGCGGCTCGGCCGCCAAGACCAAGAACGAGACGCGCGGCGAGAAGGAGACCGGCGCGAAGCCGCAGGGTCCGCTCGTCATCGTCGTCTCGATCGACCGGCAGAAAGTGACGATTTACGATTCCAACGGCGTGTTCGCGGAGTCGCCGGTGTCGACCGGCATGAAGGGCCATTCGACGCCGATGGGCGTGTTCAGCGTCATCCAGAAGCACAAATTCCACCACTCCAACATCTATAGCGGCGCGCCGATGCCGTACATGCAGCGGATCACCTGGTCTGGTGTCGCCATGCATGCCGGCGTGCTGCCGGGCTATCCGGCCTCGCACGGCTGCATCCGCATGCCGATGGCGTTCGCGGTGAAGATGTGGAACTGGACCAAGATGGGCGCGCGCGTGCTCGTCACGCCCGGCCAGATGACGCCGCAAAACTTCTCCCATCCGATGCTCGCCTCGCTGCGCGTCCCGCCGCAGCCGGCCGCAAGCCTCGCGCCGGCGACGAGCGTCGGCGACAAGGCGGACAAGGGCGCGCCTGAGACCAAGGTCACCGAAGCGAAGCCGGTCGAAACCAAAACCGCCAGCGCGGAAGGCGTGACCGAGCTGCGCTCCAGCGTCGGCCACACCGTGATGTCGGATGTGACCACGGGCAATGCGACGGTCCGCGAGGAAGCCGCCAAAACCGAGATCAAGACTGACACCAAGTTCGCAGAGGCCTCCGAGCCGGCCAAGCAGCTCGACGCGGCTACGAAGACGGACGAAGCTGCCAAGGCGAGCCCGGACGACAAGACGGCTGACAAGATCGAGGCCGCGAGGTCCGACGCGCCGAAGGCAGAGGCTGCTGCGGAGCATGCCAAGTCCGAGCCTGCCAAGTCCGAGCCTGCCAAGGCTGACGCAGCGGCAGCCGAGCAAAAGCCCGACGCGGCGGTGACGGCAATTGCGCCCGCGCAAGCCGCTTCGCCGGAGGCGAAGAACGATCAGACCCGCGTCGCCGATCCCGCACCGTCCGTAAAGCTGGACCTGCCGAAGCGGACCGGCCAGATTGCGGTGTTCATCAGCCGCAAGGATGCCAAGCTCTACGTACGGCAGAACTTTGCGCCGCTGTTCGAGGCGCCCGTGACGATCGCGGCAAGCGACCGGCCGCTCGGCACGCACGTTTTCACCGCCGAGGTCGACAAGACCGATTCCAATGCGCTGCATTGGTCCGTGGTGTCCCTGCCCGTCACCGCGCGCTCCGCCGCACGCGAAGACGACAGCCGCCTGACACGCCGCCAGCACGGCGCCGCCGTGATCCCCGTCGCCGCAAAACCAGTGATCAGGCCGGACAGCCCGGCCGAGGCGCTGGATCGCATCACGATCCCTGCCGACGCCATGGCGAAGATCAACGAGATGCTCACCACCGGCGGCTCGGTTATCGTCTCCGATCAAGGCATCAACCAGGGCGAGACCGGCGAAGGCACCGACTTCATAGTGCGGCTGTACTAG
- a CDS encoding polysaccharide deacetylase family protein, with translation MRVAAGLILASAMSVALTGAAWSQTPAAKPAAATQAAPAATPAAAPAPAAAPAPQAAAFPPPPQQAPQPARAACNNPNALGVARTVEIDTTGGPGFGFEHFKELDFLRDKEVVLTFDDGPWPHNTPAVLKALAEQCTTGIFFSIGKHATYEPELLKQVYAAGHTIGSHTWSHANLNNKKLTEAQRKEEIEKGISAVKWALGGISPAAFFRFPALQHPPEMVTYLGNRNVAIFSCDIDSFDFKASKPEKVIDSVMKGLDKKGKGIILMHDFQKHTAEALPELLNRLKAGGYKVVAMRAKAPVASLPEYDQELMKDVKLPTVSTRPVNSVVTTVSE, from the coding sequence ATGCGTGTGGCGGCAGGACTGATTTTGGCAAGCGCGATGTCTGTTGCGCTGACAGGCGCGGCATGGTCGCAGACCCCGGCTGCGAAACCCGCAGCCGCCACCCAGGCCGCCCCCGCGGCAACACCGGCCGCAGCTCCGGCGCCTGCCGCAGCACCCGCGCCGCAAGCCGCCGCCTTCCCGCCGCCGCCGCAACAGGCGCCGCAGCCGGCACGCGCGGCCTGCAACAATCCAAACGCGCTGGGCGTCGCCCGCACCGTGGAGATCGACACCACAGGCGGTCCCGGTTTCGGCTTCGAGCATTTCAAGGAGCTGGACTTCCTGCGCGACAAGGAGGTCGTGCTGACCTTCGACGATGGTCCCTGGCCGCACAACACGCCCGCCGTGCTGAAGGCGCTCGCCGAGCAGTGCACCACCGGCATCTTCTTCTCGATCGGCAAGCACGCCACCTACGAGCCGGAGCTCCTGAAGCAGGTCTACGCGGCCGGCCACACGATCGGCAGCCACACCTGGTCGCACGCCAACCTCAACAACAAGAAGCTGACCGAAGCGCAGCGCAAGGAAGAGATCGAGAAGGGCATCAGCGCCGTGAAATGGGCGCTCGGCGGCATCTCGCCTGCAGCGTTCTTCCGCTTCCCGGCGCTGCAGCATCCGCCGGAGATGGTCACCTATCTCGGCAACCGCAACGTCGCGATCTTCTCCTGCGACATCGACTCCTTCGACTTCAAGGCCTCCAAGCCCGAGAAGGTGATCGACAGTGTGATGAAGGGGCTCGACAAGAAGGGCAAGGGCATCATCCTGATGCACGACTTCCAGAAGCACACGGCGGAAGCCCTGCCCGAGCTGCTGAACCGTCTCAAGGCCGGCGGCTACAAGGTGGTGGCGATGCGCGCCAAGGCGCCGGTCGCCTCGCTCCCCGAATACGACCAGGAGCTGATGAAGGACGTCAAGCTGCCGACGGTGAGCACGCGCCCGGTCAATTCCGTGGTGACGACCGTTTCCGAATAG
- a CDS encoding dihydrofolate reductase, giving the protein MSFHFAGYVIVSADGMLADASGVMPDSLKFEGDKLFFEQALDGAALIVHGRNSHEQQPNSAKRKRLITTRKVKALTVDPEMPNATLWNPDHASFEEACAFADVAAGRIAVIGGPAVFDMFMDRYDTFWLSEAPHVRLPGGEGCFVGVPEQTPHAVLASHGMRPGTPYMLDAAHEVTVTPWRRA; this is encoded by the coding sequence TTGTCTTTCCATTTCGCAGGTTACGTCATCGTCTCGGCGGACGGCATGCTTGCCGACGCCAGCGGCGTCATGCCCGACAGCCTGAAGTTCGAAGGCGACAAGCTGTTCTTCGAGCAGGCGCTCGATGGCGCGGCGCTGATCGTGCACGGCCGCAACTCGCATGAGCAGCAGCCGAACTCGGCCAAGCGCAAGCGGCTGATCACCACCCGCAAGGTCAAGGCCCTCACCGTCGATCCGGAGATGCCGAACGCGACGCTGTGGAATCCGGATCATGCGAGCTTCGAGGAGGCTTGCGCCTTTGCCGATGTCGCCGCAGGGCGGATCGCGGTCATCGGCGGCCCCGCCGTGTTCGACATGTTCATGGACCGCTACGACACGTTCTGGCTGTCGGAGGCCCCGCATGTGCGGTTGCCCGGCGGCGAAGGCTGTTTTGTCGGCGTCCCGGAACAGACGCCGCATGCGGTGCTGGCGTCGCACGGGATGAGGCCGGGCACGCCGTACATGCTCGATGCGGCGCACGAGGTGACGGTCACGCCGTGGCGGCGGGCCTAG
- a CDS encoding DoxX family protein: MPAFVTFGRILFAVLFIYTGATKLFAIQATADFIATKVVVPEIIEPYVKQIETATAMTTPQLLAIAGGALEIIAGLLIALNFGARFFAMLLIIDVAAGTFLFYDFWNQPAPDNAKMLVDALKNLAIIGALFMIMGYGHATRSAETAYGDV; the protein is encoded by the coding sequence ATGCCAGCGTTCGTGACTTTCGGGCGGATTCTGTTCGCCGTGCTGTTCATCTACACGGGCGCGACCAAGCTGTTCGCCATCCAGGCGACGGCCGACTTCATCGCCACCAAGGTCGTGGTGCCTGAGATCATCGAGCCTTATGTGAAACAGATCGAGACCGCGACTGCGATGACCACGCCGCAACTGCTGGCGATCGCGGGCGGTGCACTCGAGATCATCGCGGGATTGCTGATCGCGCTGAACTTTGGTGCGCGTTTCTTCGCGATGCTGCTGATCATCGACGTCGCGGCCGGGACCTTCTTGTTTTACGATTTCTGGAATCAGCCGGCGCCCGACAACGCCAAGATGCTGGTCGACGCGCTGAAGAATCTCGCGATCATCGGCGCGCTGTTCATGATCATGGGCTATGGCCACGCCACGCGCTCGGCCGAGACGGCCTACGGGGACGTGTGA
- a CDS encoding DUF6494 family protein has translation MTAEFDEDRFNMAIRKFLKHVGVTSQREIENLVRSGAVKGGELKLRMTLSAEGTPLNHVVEETVAL, from the coding sequence ATGACCGCCGAGTTCGATGAAGACCGCTTCAATATGGCTATCCGTAAGTTTCTGAAGCATGTCGGAGTTACATCGCAGCGTGAAATCGAGAACCTGGTGCGTAGCGGGGCGGTGAAAGGTGGCGAGCTCAAACTGCGAATGACCCTGTCCGCTGAGGGGACGCCGCTGAATCATGTTGTCGAGGAAACAGTCGCACTCTGA